The genomic DNA gttaatgtgctgtagtgtccagtcagtcagtcagtgttaatgtgctgtagtgtccagtcagtcagtgtttacTCACCCTCACCCACACTCTCTCTTAGGTTATTATGTGAAAATGCCATGTGAAGGGTCAGTGTCAACACACTGTGTCCAATGCCAGGACGGAGAGTTCATGGACAGTGTCAACTTTCTGTACAGCTGTCGCAGCTGCAAGCACTGTGACTCAAGTGAGGTCCCTCAAAACTCCCTACATCCCTCCCTTTTCCTGTGTCTCCCTCTGTCATTCAGATCTATCTTATTTTCTGTGCtgtacaatctctctctctctatgtcagtgttaatgtactgtagtgtccagtcagtcagtcggtgttaatgtgctgtagtgtccagtcagtcagtgttaatgtgctgtagtgtccaggcagtcagtgttaatgtactgtagtgtccagtcagtcagtcggtgttaatgtgctgtagtgtccagtcagtcagtcagtgttaatgtgctgtagtgtccagtcagtcagtcagtgttaatgtactgtagtgtccagtcagtcagtcagtgttaatgtactgtgtgtccagtcagtcagtcaatgttaatgtgctgtagtgcatTCATCTCTGTTTTCTCCCTACCCTCTCAACCTAtttcctctccttctccctcccatatctctcccctctctcagaCAGTCACCATGTCACAGTGTCCCCCTGCTCCCCAGACAGTGATGCTCAGTGCCGCTGCACCTCTGGGTTTTACTGCTCTGACCCTGCCTGTGAGCACTGCCTCCcattgtctgtctgcctgcctggagAAGGAGCCACAAAgcagggtgagagagagggagggagacaaaTAGAGAGAATCAGAGGAGGaagtgaaaagagagagagagagagagagagagagagagagagagggagagagagagagggggggggaaggGAGGAGCTGGAGAGAGTTTATTTGGACGATTACCTGATTCTAACGCTAGAGAGCACTCTTGTTCTACATATGATGAAGATTGataataacattacatttgtattgttattattattattagtagtagtagtagtagtagtagtagtagtagtagtagtagtagtagtagtagtagtagtagtagtagtatgttatgtatgtatttgttgttattgttattacagGTACTGGGGATGTAATCTGTGAGGCCTGTAAGGAAGGTACCTACAACAACCTGACAGACTCCCAAAGCCCCTGCCTCTCACACAGCAAGTgagtgtctgcctgtctgtttgtgtttgtgtatctgtctgtctgtctgtttgtgtctttctatctgtctgtctttcacACACCAAatgtctgtctctcacacaccaAGTGAGTGTCTGCCTGTCTCACTCTCAAAATGTCTGTGTTGATCTCTCTGTTTCAGAAGTGTCTCTAGGGTCTATTTtaactctcactctctctctctctctctctttctctctttctcagctGTACAGCTCTGGGACAGATGTTGAAAATACCTGGAACCAATATTTCAGATTCTGTCTGTATCCCAAAGACACCGACTGGTAACATCCCATCTTACAAttcagttagtcagtgtgtcagtcagtcagccagtcagtgtattaactttgtattgtattgcttaactccacctctctctcttcctcaggCTGTGATTGGTTGTTACCAGCAGGCCTGTGGGTGGGGTTTGCTCTGTTTACTGTCATTATCTTCATCCTACTTGGTTTTGTTTACCGGAAGATGAAACACCAACAATTGCAATACAAaggtctgtctctctttctctctctctctctcccactgtcTGTGAATGTGTAGTGGAGGTGGTGTGACAGTGTTCCTCTTCCCCATCTCTTGGTGTAGGTGTCCAGAATCTGGTGCCACACTGCCCCTCCCCCCCCTTCCCCGCTTCTATGCCTTCTCTCTCGGTGTACAGATGTGGAGAAGCTGGTGTTGCAGTTTCAGGTGTCCCCAGACTCCCCTCACTATCAGATCAGAAGTTACCAGTGATGTCTTCACACAGCCCCACCACCCTATTCTCAAACTTCCTACGGCATGATGCTGGTAACTGCTCCCTGTTCAATACCCGATAAATACTACTGATGAAAGCCCCACTGTTTAATACTCTCCATAACTCACTATTTAATACCCCACTATTGAATACCACTCTTCCTTTATAAAGTACCCCTATTAAATATCCTGTCAAATACCCCTTATCAAATACCCCTTGCttaatattcctttataaaccccCCTGTTAAATACCATGATTAAATACTCCATTATGAATATTACTCTTATACCCAACTCTTAAATACCACTGATATCCAATATCAAATACCCCCTTGATAAAATACACAACTAATACCCCATTGTAAAACATGTGTGGTTAAATACCCCTAATGACAGTCCCTCTTATTAAAATCATCATCTAACCATCCCCATTAAATATcctgataattattattatgactgtgTTGTTACCGTAAGTctcataaattaaaaaaatattattattatcactattaTCACCACCATCATTTTTATCAATATCACTATATCATGATTACTCTCACTCTAGTTCAGCCTCCCAGCTCTCCGACCGAGACCTGCGATCCCTCGGTGACCTTCTACCCCTTGGAGACCTGTGACCTGGAGGCTGACGGTGCGACCCTGCTGACCCTGCGCACCTGCGAGCGCTTAGGCCTGCCAACAAATTACCCCACTGGCTCTGCCCTCCACTCCGAGCCCCAGGAGGATGAATGGACTGACCCGTGCTGACAGACCAGCAGCTCTTACTCTGCCATGCTTTCTCCATGTGAAAGTAGAGTTGCTGAGCTAGAGGactattgtaattgtaattttttaattggttcatttttttcattgtaGTGAATTGAAGAGAGttagggtttgtgtgtgtgtgtgtgtgtgtgtgtgtgtgagagagagagcgagagagagatctGTGAACAAatataaactattttattttatataaataatattgattTGCCTAATTTCATGGGAGTCTTCTagtaataaatgtaattattagagAAACAGTGAAACTGATTGAGACTCACACGCaccacactgactgactgacatgcTCCCTCACACTGGGCATTACAAAGAGATGATTTTGCAGTTAGGATATCAACAGTACTACattctatttatttgtaatatatttacaCAGTGCAGCTGTGGTCAGACAATGAACAATAGAAAAAGATTACAACATACACAACACAATGTGATGGATTATAAAAAAGTATATCAGCCTCCATTAAAATCAATAGACTGAACTGTTAATACTGCACCGTGTAACAGTCCTGGCTAAACATCACTACACTAGACTGTAGTGAACAGAATtaaactggactggactgatcTGTCCTGTATTAGAATGGACTGTACTAGTGTATATTGGATGATATTCAGCTGTTCTGTTCTGGTCTATATTGGTCTGTACTGGACAATATTAAACAGGATGGACAAGTCTAACTATACTGTGGGTAAGGCACTCttatccctctctctatctctccccccCCTCTTTCTCATTTCACTTTCTTGAAGACTTGCTTGCAGACAACATCCTGCACTCTCATCTCCtgaaagagggggagagggagaaagagagagtgagacagtgacatggatacagattaaaacaaatacacagttTACACACATTCTACACAAACAGACTTGGAAACCAATTCTTCATGACACACATTCTCTGtcaacctccctctctctctctctctctctctctctctcccccctccccctccatctCTAAACCTCTCTcgacttcctctctctccccccctctccttcccttcccctcccctcccctcccctccccctccccctccccctcccactcTCACCAGGTGTAGCAGTTCTCCCTCTAGCCAGTGTGTCCAGCCTCTGttttccttctctcctctctgaacACAGATGAGTTTATCCCCCTCCCAGCTGACTGTGGTCTGTGGACAgtgacagtcagtcagtgttaatgtactgtagtgtcctgtcagacagtcagtgataatgtgctgtagtgtccagtcagtcagtgttaatgtgctgtagtgtccagtcagtcagtgttaatgtgctgtagtgtccagtcagtgttaatgtactgtagtgtccagtcagtcagtcagtgttaatgtcctgtagtgtccagtcagtcagtgttaatgtactgtagtgtccagtcagtcagtcaatgttaaagtgctgtagtgtccagtcagtcagtcagtgttaatgtgctgtagtgtccagtcagtcagtgttaatgtgctgtagtgtccagtcagtcagtcagtgttaatgtgctgtagtgtccagtcagttagtgttaatgtgctgtagtgtccagtcagtcagtcagtgttaatgtactgtagtgtccagtcagtcagtcagtgttaatgtgctgtagtgtccagtcagtcagtcagtgttaatgtgctgtagtgtccagtcagtcagtgtatcagttcTGATtctaactctaaccctagccGTCCGCTTCCTCTGACCCtctctgacccctgacccctgacctggCAGACACGGCCATCCACGGGTCCCAGGTCCTCGGTGAACTCCTGCCCAAGGGTGAAGTCCATGAGAAAGTTCCGAAAGGTGGTGAGGGTGCGAATGATCATGTGATCTCCCTCCTGAAGGATCTCCTTGTCAGGGTGAAGGAGACAGACTATCTTCCTAAGAGCAAAGTTAATATCTACCGATAAAAATTGAGAAAGATGGAGAGGGGAAGGGGGAAGCAGGGGGATGGAGAGGAAGATGCAGAGGGAGAGGTGTTACTATAAAGAAACACTACAGTAAATTAAAAtggactgactggacactacatcacattaacactgactgactggacactacagcacattaacactgactgactgattggacactacagcacattaacactgactggacactacagtacattaacactgactgactggacactacagcacattaacactgactgactggacactagagcacattaacactgactgactggacactacagcacattaacactgactgactgactggacactacagcacattaacactgactggacactacagcacattaacactgactgactggacactacagcacattaacactgactggacactacagtacattaacactgactgactggacactacagcacattaacactgactgactggacactagagcacattaacactgactgactggacactacagcacattaacactgactgactgactggacactacagcacattaacactgactgactggacactacagcacattaacactgactgactgactggacacttcagcacattaacactgactgactggacactatagtacattagcactgactgactgactggacactacagtacattaacactgactgactgactggacactacagtacattaacactgactgactggacactacagcacattaacactgactgactggacactacagtacattaacactgactgactggacactacagcacattaacactgactgactgactggatactacagtacattaacactgactgactggacactacagtacattaacactgactgactggacactacagtacattaacactgactgactggatacCCAGTGCCCAGTATTCaatgtgcagtgtgctgtgttcaATACAGGGtattcagtgtgcagtgtgtgtgcaatgCGCAGTACTCAGTGTGTATTTCTCGGCTTGCAGTGTTCAGTACGGAGCGGTGAGTGTTACCCAGCGCGGCGAGGTATTCGTCCATGTTGTCCTGAGACACCATCTGATACAACCCCGTCAGATTGGGCGGCAtcctgtccgtctgtctgttcGAGAAAGAAAATTCCACGAACTCTgtcgttttatatatttttaaaaagttttacCGACACTATCTAAAGAAAAtccttacagacacacacactccccctcccccctctctctctctctctctctcttgtctaGTTTCGTTATGCTGAGATGTTTTGTTTCTCTATATATCCCTCTAGGAGACGTTTGGGAGGGTTAGAAACTCGATTCCGCACAAAAGACTTTTCCTCCAACAAACTCTTGTCTTACGATTCCacgcttgcttgcttgctttctCACTCTCTCCGTTGCTAAAATATTccgttttcttatttcttttgagCAAGCAAGGTTTTTATGCTCCTGCTCTCCTGTAaaatctcctctctctccttccccggTCGTCCTTTCTTCGGGAACAAATTACTCGTTTATCTCCTTTTCAGAAAAGAagggggaagaggaggagggttTGGAGGAGGAAAACAGTTCATTCACATCAATACGTGTCGTCCCCCCTCCCTTCTCTCCCTGGGATCCGGGTCATTGAGTTTCTATAGGACTCTGTTGTTTAATTAACAGCGataacgagagagagagagagacatggacACTGCACTGATAGTTAGATAGTTGAAAGTCcccagtctctctccctctcagtttAATTTAgctcaattaaaaaaagattgtATGGCATGACAAATTGACATGAGTGTTACCAATGCATTGACAGACTGGTCCAGTGCTCAAAAACAGGGAAATGAGAACAATAAATACAGGACTCATGCATTTTTTATGTCTATTTGACATTTTGCATAGAATTCATGTATACACCATCGTGTCATGGACCCAGTGCTGTTTGCCTCTCAGTGTGGCGGTTCTCAGTTTTTGGGGGCGACAGGGTTGATGTTGGAGCTCACTGTGTGAGGCACTGTGCCAGGGTGCTGGGGGCGCTGTGTGGctctgcagggctgtgtgggtgtgtgagtgaAGCAGGCAAGCACTTTTCCCCACCTGGTCCATGGACATGCCTGCCCAGTATACTATGCAGGGTGTAGATGGGGTCAGTGGGGTGGTGGTTGGGTACTTTCTCCATCTGACAATTGGGTTGTAATACCATTAAGGTGTCAATCCAataaataatcatctttatttgTTCCAGTGATTCAGTTCAGTCC from Amia ocellicauda isolate fAmiCal2 chromosome 1, fAmiCal2.hap1, whole genome shotgun sequence includes the following:
- the LOC136756178 gene encoding tumor necrosis factor receptor superfamily member 5 isoform X1, yielding METCPSGNYQYAGRCCRKCSKGYYVKMPCEGSVSTHCVQCQDGEFMDSVNFLYSCRSCKHCDSNSHHVTVSPCSPDSDAQCRCTSGFYCSDPACEHCLPLSVCLPGEGATKQGTGDVICEACKEGTYNNLTDSQSPCLSHSNCTALGQMLKIPGTNISDSVCIPKTPTGCDWLLPAGLWVGFALFTVIIFILLGFVYRKMKHQQLQYKGVQNLVPHCPSPPFPASMPSLSVYRCGEAGVAVSGVPRLPSLSDQKLPVMSSHSPTTLFSNFLRHDAVQPPSSPTETCDPSVTFYPLETCDLEADGATLLTLRTCERLGLPTNYPTGSALHSEPQEDEWTDPC
- the LOC136756178 gene encoding tumor necrosis factor receptor superfamily member 3 isoform X2, which produces METCPSGNYQYAGRCCRKCSKDSHHVTVSPCSPDSDAQCRCTSGFYCSDPACEHCLPLSVCLPGEGATKQGTGDVICEACKEGTYNNLTDSQSPCLSHSNCTALGQMLKIPGTNISDSVCIPKTPTGCDWLLPAGLWVGFALFTVIIFILLGFVYRKMKHQQLQYKGVQNLVPHCPSPPFPASMPSLSVYRCGEAGVAVSGVPRLPSLSDQKLPVMSSHSPTTLFSNFLRHDAVQPPSSPTETCDPSVTFYPLETCDLEADGATLLTLRTCERLGLPTNYPTGSALHSEPQEDEWTDPC
- the rbp5 gene encoding retinol-binding protein 5, whose amino-acid sequence is MPPNLTGLYQMVSQDNMDEYLAALDINFALRKIVCLLHPDKEILQEGDHMIIRTLTTFRNFLMDFTLGQEFTEDLGPVDGRVCQTTVSWEGDKLICVQRGEKENRGWTHWLEGELLHLEMRVQDVVCKQVFKKVK